A single window of Leptospira koniambonensis DNA harbors:
- a CDS encoding MBL fold metallo-hydrolase produces the protein MITALVLAFTLAYCATVEPKPKIEIPSSKTSIQIQPIFHGSLVLTIGEKTIYVDPSWGGEKYKDQKKPDLVLITDIHPDHMDLKTLGEIATKETQIIAPEAVAKEAKEYTNITRLKNGQATSVGDINISAIPMYNITKEHLDKHTKGRGNGYLIKFGGKTIYISGDTEDIKEMRSLKNIDIAFLCMNQPYTMTVEKAADAVKDFKPKVVYPYHYRGKDGLSDTEKFKALVKESSPSTQVELINWY, from the coding sequence ATGATTACGGCCCTTGTCCTTGCTTTTACACTCGCCTACTGTGCAACAGTAGAGCCAAAACCTAAAATCGAGATCCCAAGTTCTAAAACTTCTATCCAAATCCAGCCAATTTTTCATGGAAGTTTAGTTCTGACAATTGGCGAGAAAACAATCTATGTAGATCCTTCTTGGGGAGGAGAGAAATATAAGGATCAGAAAAAACCAGACCTGGTCTTAATCACTGATATTCACCCGGATCATATGGATCTGAAAACTTTAGGAGAGATCGCTACTAAGGAAACCCAGATCATTGCTCCAGAAGCAGTTGCGAAAGAAGCAAAAGAATATACCAATATCACTCGTTTAAAGAACGGACAAGCTACCTCAGTAGGTGATATTAATATATCTGCTATTCCTATGTATAATATTACCAAAGAACATTTGGATAAACATACTAAAGGAAGAGGAAATGGTTATCTCATCAAGTTTGGCGGAAAGACCATCTACATTTCCGGTGATACTGAAGATATTAAAGAAATGAGATCTTTGAAAAATATTGACATCGCATTTCTTTGTATGAACCAACCTTATACCATGACTGTTGAAAAAGCAGCAGACGCAGTGAAAGACTTTAAACCTAAGGTTGTGTATCCATACCACTACCGTGGTAAAGACGGACTAAGCGATACTGAAAAGTTTAAAGCGCTTGTAAAAGAGTCCAGCCCTTCTACACAAGTTGAATTGATCAACTGGTATTGA
- a CDS encoding helix-turn-helix domain-containing protein has product MSRIKVFLICVLILGISAQVYSQGDEKKVGHLRILDSDQTHWKQIDDFSVLLDWGFYPEPIDLRFRIGNLPEESKTEFLIFPWSLLDSVRVCDLKGDCLQAGFIHPVDEWLIPGIFPVFPLRKFLEESQEINIRIQSRNYILSEVRLVSAEELYSISTVYSGIVFSLLALVIVQIAYLINSYIRLRSKWILYQILFSFGIGLTFLFVSGIASRYLFPGFGFPLSLGKKIMIGSLIISGTLWVSHFLKIRQNFKPVWYFYNVVNILTAIMIALSFTQFPRQFISRSFTIFYLAVTGTAIILSLVATKRKTIQTRWFVFGMFSLLAIEVLNIISYKAFFSFDGKSFLFFIAFFVPVNIFLTSRSVRTRIRELEHEISLRREELKNFQIDKTSSDISGKKKSQIIGINVDITLARLNKLLDEDKIYLEEELRISDLAAVLGLSVHQVSELLNQVLNISFPDLLKKYRIEEAKRIILTDPSANILDLAFSVGFQSKSSFYDSFKKYTGQTPQEFKKSASPDPEGK; this is encoded by the coding sequence ATGTCTAGAATAAAAGTATTTTTGATTTGTGTCCTGATTTTAGGGATTTCTGCCCAGGTCTATTCCCAAGGGGATGAGAAGAAGGTAGGGCATCTTCGCATCCTGGACTCTGATCAAACTCATTGGAAGCAGATAGATGACTTTTCAGTTTTGCTTGATTGGGGATTTTATCCGGAACCGATCGATTTGCGTTTTAGAATTGGTAATTTGCCAGAGGAATCTAAGACAGAATTTTTGATCTTTCCTTGGAGTCTGCTGGATTCAGTTCGAGTTTGCGATCTAAAAGGAGATTGTTTACAGGCAGGTTTTATTCATCCTGTGGACGAATGGCTGATCCCTGGGATTTTCCCTGTTTTTCCTCTCAGGAAATTCCTGGAAGAAAGCCAAGAGATCAATATTAGGATACAGTCTAGGAATTATATACTCTCAGAGGTTCGTTTAGTAAGCGCAGAAGAGTTATATTCCATTTCCACTGTGTATTCAGGGATTGTATTTTCACTTCTTGCACTTGTGATCGTTCAGATCGCTTATCTGATCAATTCTTATATTCGACTTCGTTCCAAATGGATCTTGTATCAGATCTTATTTTCTTTTGGTATAGGTCTTACATTTTTATTCGTGTCTGGGATAGCTTCCAGGTATCTATTTCCAGGGTTTGGTTTCCCTCTTTCTTTAGGGAAGAAGATCATGATAGGCTCTCTGATCATTTCAGGAACTCTTTGGGTTTCTCATTTTTTAAAGATCAGACAGAATTTCAAACCAGTTTGGTACTTTTATAATGTAGTGAATATTCTGACTGCGATCATGATCGCTTTAAGTTTTACTCAATTTCCAAGGCAGTTTATTTCTCGTTCTTTTACTATTTTCTATTTGGCTGTGACTGGGACAGCGATCATTCTTAGTTTGGTTGCTACAAAAAGAAAGACAATCCAGACTCGTTGGTTTGTGTTTGGGATGTTCTCATTACTTGCGATAGAAGTATTAAATATCATTTCATATAAGGCATTCTTTTCCTTCGACGGGAAAAGTTTCTTATTTTTCATAGCATTCTTCGTCCCGGTAAACATATTCCTGACCAGCCGCTCAGTTCGAACAAGGATCAGAGAATTGGAACATGAGATTTCATTAAGAAGAGAAGAACTTAAGAATTTCCAAATAGATAAGACATCTTCGGATATATCTGGAAAGAAAAAATCCCAGATCATTGGTATCAATGTTGATATTACATTAGCTCGATTGAATAAACTTTTAGATGAGGATAAGATCTATTTAGAAGAAGAATTGAGGATCAGTGATCTTGCTGCGGTTTTAGGTTTATCTGTGCATCAGGTTTCAGAACTTCTAAACCAAGTCTTGAATATTTCTTTTCCAGATCTGCTTAAGAAATATAGGATAGAAGAGGCTAAACGAATTATTTTGACTGATCCTTCTGCAAATATACTGGATCTTGCTTTTTCTGTGGGTTTTCAATCTAAGTCGTCCTTCTACGATTCTTTTAAAAAGTATACGGGACAGACCCCTCAGGAATTCAAAAAATCAGCTTCGCCTGATCCTGAGGGGAAATGA
- a CDS encoding efflux RND transporter permease subunit yields the protein MNEIVLIALKRPYTFVVLAILILFFGIQSIFKAPTDVFPNIKIPVISVVWGYQGMLPEDVAGRITYFFERALTSTVEGIKSINSRSYYGSSIINIELQPHTDLAGAEAEVAAISQTVVTSLPPDISPPMIMRLEASSVPVAMLQVTSEKMTPAELYNLAFMRIRSLLVTIPGAIIPQPYGGTPMQLLVSLDKQKLLSRNLSPMDVFKAFNEQSAVLPAGDQKIGKTDWMVMTNAIPIHVEDFNNIPIKRVGNSTFFMRDVASVALGGPPQLNSVLVDGKQSVLIVVMKSGDASTLDVVDGIRKTMPRIKEISPDDVEIKLLNDASVFVKDSIENVVHEMVLAAALTGLVVLLFLGSWRATTIIATSIPLSLLSSIIGLHLIGESINVMTLGGLALAVGILVDDATVMIENIDTHIEMGKPLETAIIDAANEIVIPTFVATLAIVIVWFPLFQLSGVSGWLFKPMAEAVALAMIASFILSRTLVPTMAKYLLTAHHSPDHGKHGSHSKAAAKHIPYTTPKKTNSRFAFLTEWIDFLIRFQKGFERNFTEFRERYYILLQKVIADRKRFVKIFLAIATGSLILFYMNGRDFFPEIKAGTLQMHMRAPLGTRIEVSGRIATLVSEDIKKLLPGKVESVLSNCGLPVGPHNLAFIPTPTIGSQDCDLTISLKDEESPVWEYRQTLRKGLNELYPGTVFTFQPADLTSKILNFGSPSPIDIQINGMDLEKNFEFAQKLQGKLKTIPGAADVVIQQTMSTPTLLVDGNRSLGINVDLPMKSVAENMLLATSGSQQIDQEYWMDRKTGLSYQINIYVPQPQMRRTEDLLTVPVNRGDLQDNTENGIQLLGNVANITPTGTPGLVTHQNLLPLIDVYVSAEGRDLGGVLSDAQKIMDSMKSELPRGAAIEILGQADTMRSAYIELIGGLFVAILLVYLLIVVNFQSWTDPFIIITALPGALAGIAWSLFLTRTYISVPALTGAIMCMGTATANSILVVSYARDRLEVHGDAVRAAIEAGYSRIRPVLMTASAMIIGMVPMSISNSQNAPLGRAVIGGLAVATFATLFFVPCIYAIIYNNRAKIQKESSK from the coding sequence ATGAATGAAATCGTTCTCATTGCTCTAAAAAGACCCTACACCTTCGTGGTCCTCGCTATTCTAATCCTGTTCTTCGGGATACAATCTATTTTCAAGGCCCCTACAGATGTTTTTCCAAACATCAAGATACCGGTGATTTCGGTAGTATGGGGATACCAAGGTATGCTTCCTGAAGATGTTGCAGGAAGGATCACCTACTTTTTTGAAAGAGCATTAACTAGTACTGTAGAAGGGATCAAGAGTATCAATAGCAGATCCTATTACGGAAGTAGTATTATCAATATCGAATTGCAACCTCATACAGACCTTGCGGGTGCAGAAGCGGAGGTGGCTGCGATTTCGCAGACAGTAGTCACGTCCTTGCCCCCGGATATTTCTCCTCCTATGATCATGAGGTTGGAGGCGTCTTCTGTTCCGGTTGCGATGCTCCAAGTTACATCCGAGAAGATGACTCCTGCGGAACTTTATAACCTCGCATTCATGAGGATACGTTCTCTACTCGTTACCATCCCTGGCGCAATCATTCCTCAGCCTTATGGAGGAACTCCTATGCAATTGCTTGTCTCCCTAGACAAACAAAAACTTTTGTCTAGGAACTTATCTCCTATGGATGTATTCAAAGCGTTTAATGAACAAAGCGCTGTATTACCTGCGGGAGACCAGAAGATCGGCAAGACTGACTGGATGGTAATGACAAATGCAATCCCAATCCATGTAGAAGATTTTAATAATATTCCAATCAAGAGAGTTGGGAATAGCACATTCTTCATGAGAGACGTTGCAAGCGTTGCACTCGGCGGCCCTCCTCAATTGAACTCAGTTCTCGTGGATGGAAAACAATCCGTACTAATTGTTGTAATGAAAAGTGGTGATGCATCCACTCTGGATGTGGTAGACGGAATTCGTAAGACCATGCCAAGGATCAAAGAGATCTCTCCGGACGATGTAGAGATCAAACTATTAAACGACGCTTCCGTATTCGTTAAGGATTCTATTGAGAATGTTGTTCACGAAATGGTATTGGCTGCGGCTCTTACTGGACTTGTGGTATTACTCTTTTTAGGTTCTTGGAGAGCGACTACGATTATCGCTACTTCTATTCCTCTTTCTCTTTTAAGTTCCATTATCGGCCTTCATTTGATTGGAGAATCTATCAATGTAATGACCTTAGGAGGTCTGGCCTTAGCCGTGGGTATCCTTGTGGATGATGCCACAGTGATGATCGAGAATATAGACACTCATATTGAAATGGGTAAACCATTGGAGACAGCGATCATTGATGCTGCGAACGAGATTGTAATTCCAACATTCGTAGCAACTCTTGCGATAGTTATCGTATGGTTCCCTCTATTTCAATTGAGTGGGGTTTCCGGTTGGTTATTCAAGCCAATGGCAGAAGCGGTGGCACTCGCAATGATCGCTTCCTTCATTCTTTCCAGGACACTTGTTCCGACCATGGCGAAATATTTGCTAACTGCTCACCATTCTCCAGATCACGGTAAACATGGATCCCATTCAAAAGCAGCAGCAAAACATATTCCTTATACTACTCCTAAGAAAACAAACTCTCGCTTTGCTTTCCTTACTGAATGGATAGATTTCTTAATACGTTTTCAAAAAGGATTCGAACGTAACTTCACTGAATTCAGAGAACGTTATTATATTCTTCTACAGAAAGTAATAGCGGATCGTAAAAGATTTGTGAAGATATTCTTAGCGATAGCAACCGGATCTCTTATTCTATTCTACATGAATGGTAGAGACTTCTTCCCTGAGATCAAGGCTGGAACCTTACAGATGCATATGCGTGCACCTTTGGGAACCAGGATAGAAGTTTCCGGAAGGATCGCCACTTTGGTTTCGGAAGATATTAAAAAATTACTTCCGGGAAAAGTAGAAAGTGTTTTGAGTAACTGTGGTCTTCCAGTTGGACCCCATAACCTTGCATTCATTCCTACCCCTACAATCGGTTCTCAAGATTGCGACTTAACTATTTCATTAAAGGATGAGGAATCTCCTGTTTGGGAATATAGACAAACTCTTAGAAAAGGATTGAATGAATTGTACCCAGGAACTGTATTCACATTCCAACCTGCGGACTTAACTTCAAAAATTTTAAACTTCGGCTCACCTTCTCCAATTGATATTCAGATCAATGGAATGGATTTAGAGAAGAACTTCGAATTCGCTCAAAAACTTCAGGGTAAACTGAAAACGATTCCAGGCGCAGCAGATGTTGTGATCCAACAAACTATGAGCACTCCTACTCTTCTTGTAGATGGAAATAGAAGTTTAGGGATCAACGTTGATCTTCCTATGAAATCAGTTGCAGAAAATATGTTACTCGCAACTTCGGGAAGCCAGCAGATAGACCAAGAGTATTGGATGGATCGTAAAACCGGTCTTTCTTATCAGATCAATATCTATGTGCCTCAGCCTCAGATGAGAAGAACGGAAGATTTACTTACTGTTCCTGTCAATCGAGGAGACTTGCAGGATAATACAGAAAATGGAATACAACTCTTAGGTAACGTTGCCAATATAACTCCAACAGGAACTCCAGGTTTAGTAACTCACCAAAACCTTTTACCTCTCATAGACGTGTACGTTTCTGCAGAAGGTAGAGACTTAGGAGGAGTTTTGAGTGACGCCCAAAAGATCATGGACTCAATGAAAAGCGAACTTCCGAGAGGAGCCGCAATTGAGATCCTTGGCCAGGCAGACACAATGAGAAGCGCCTACATAGAATTAATAGGTGGTCTTTTTGTAGCAATTCTTCTGGTTTATCTTTTGATCGTAGTAAACTTCCAGTCTTGGACAGATCCATTCATTATCATTACTGCATTGCCTGGCGCATTAGCAGGGATTGCTTGGTCTCTATTTCTAACACGCACATATATCTCAGTGCCTGCATTAACTGGAGCAATCATGTGTATGGGAACTGCAACTGCAAACTCTATATTAGTAGTTTCTTATGCAAGGGACCGTTTAGAAGTTCATGGGGATGCCGTGAGAGCCGCAATTGAAGCGGGATATTCCAGGATTAGACCAGTTCTTATGACTGCTTCCGCAATGATCATAGGAATGGTTCCTATGTCCATAAGTAACTCTCAAAATGCTCCACTCGGTAGAGCAGTGATCGGAGGACTTGCTGTTGCTACTTTCGCAACACTATTCTTCGTGCCTTGTATCTATGCGATCATCTATAATAACCGTGCAAAAATTCAAAAGGAAAGTTCCAAATGA
- a CDS encoding efflux RND transporter periplasmic adaptor subunit, whose protein sequence is MIPTVPKKKLVTLSSISFGVIFLCYIFYQQIHSAEEFKREALEASIPNVSVVNPTPPNPLETITLPGTVRAWYEAVIYAQVPGYVKMWYKDYGAEVKEGDVLARIKVPALDAEYAQAEADLDSQKAKYKLAAVTADRYLALRSSHAVSEQSISVAVADKNSEEAKMKSAEKNVDKYRARINFKTIVAPFNGVVIQRNINVGDYVTQEGNIDDSKTPSNLFTVADIHRMRLFVSVPGTFAYLLKPGLTAELTVQQFPNRKFVANFLTLSKGFDLNMRTVIAEFTIDNKDRSLWPGSYAQVTLTAPVKKDLLTIPSSSLVFDENGTQVATVTEDNKVHFKPITVNKIIDSIIEVRDGVSTNDRIVNNPSASLLEGDQVRVVEPRNGYSDMNSSKKEDTKHQPVASK, encoded by the coding sequence ATGATCCCAACAGTACCTAAAAAGAAACTTGTAACACTATCTTCAATCTCATTCGGAGTTATATTCCTGTGCTATATATTCTACCAACAGATACATAGCGCAGAAGAATTCAAAAGGGAAGCCTTGGAAGCATCTATTCCAAATGTTTCTGTAGTAAATCCTACACCTCCCAACCCTCTGGAGACAATCACTCTTCCGGGAACAGTTCGTGCATGGTATGAGGCAGTCATCTATGCTCAGGTTCCTGGTTACGTTAAGATGTGGTATAAAGATTATGGAGCAGAAGTGAAAGAAGGAGACGTACTTGCCCGTATTAAGGTCCCTGCTTTGGATGCAGAATATGCACAAGCAGAAGCAGATTTAGATTCTCAAAAAGCAAAATACAAACTGGCAGCAGTTACTGCGGATAGATATCTAGCATTAAGAAGTTCTCATGCAGTTTCAGAACAGTCTATCTCCGTAGCGGTAGCTGATAAAAACTCAGAAGAAGCAAAAATGAAATCTGCAGAGAAGAATGTGGATAAGTATAGGGCCAGGATCAATTTCAAAACGATAGTCGCTCCTTTTAATGGAGTGGTGATCCAAAGAAATATAAACGTGGGTGATTACGTAACACAAGAAGGTAATATCGATGATAGCAAAACACCTTCTAACCTATTTACTGTAGCAGATATTCATAGAATGCGTCTATTCGTTTCTGTTCCTGGAACCTTCGCTTATTTATTGAAGCCTGGATTAACTGCAGAACTCACAGTACAACAATTCCCTAACCGAAAATTTGTAGCAAACTTCCTTACTCTTTCTAAAGGGTTCGATCTAAATATGAGAACTGTAATTGCAGAATTCACTATAGATAATAAGGACAGATCTTTATGGCCGGGTTCTTATGCACAAGTGACTCTTACTGCACCTGTTAAAAAAGATCTTTTAACAATCCCTTCCAGCTCTTTGGTCTTTGATGAAAATGGCACCCAAGTTGCAACTGTCACCGAAGACAATAAGGTACATTTCAAACCAATCACTGTGAATAAGATCATAGATTCTATTATAGAAGTAAGAGATGGAGTTAGCACAAACGATAGAATTGTGAATAACCCTTCTGCTTCTTTATTGGAAGGTGATCAAGTTAGAGTGGTAGAACCAAGAAACGGATATTCGGATATGAATTCTTCTAAAAAAGAAGATACAAAACATCAGCCAGTAGCATCCAAATGA
- a CDS encoding efflux transporter outer membrane subunit — MNPSQKKYKTKERNIVLGRWISLLPLAVLLVSCLNGPAFDLAPKYLSPDYVVPDSWSGSGPFVKANPSEGEAIQADWWKLFNDPVLNKLEEQAIAANPDLQAAAERFVQARDAMLKVRSQLIPHLGVGLSGSNNRQSDNRLFRGAGEANQEGTASLGGIASWEPDFWSSIRNSTRAQIYNAQSVAADFALARLSLQAELAADYFTFRGLNAQDTTYRQSIEFYEQSLNLVNERYKGGIAPELDVQRAQYLLSSTQAKRLDIQSKMRVTENAIAILLNRAPTGFSIPPVEEIQVVAFKVPTTLPSTLLERRPDIASMERKMAIANRNIGIARAAFFPNISFSANGGFEGGVNLVQLANSFWSYGSTVSLPIFQGGYRRAQLQQAWSAYRETEDVYRSTVLNAFREVENGLTETTYMSEQSQRQDQAVEAASQVQNMTMALYKGGLSNSLELIYAQVNTLDARIDAILVKTELNRASVRLIRALGGGWKNTQLPGDDEIQPFNIFDFSNSKKPDAAGGIDVNAEEDNSKNKNLTAPILDK, encoded by the coding sequence ATGAACCCATCTCAAAAAAAATACAAAACAAAAGAGAGGAACATCGTCTTAGGACGATGGATCTCACTTTTACCATTGGCAGTCTTATTGGTTTCTTGTTTGAATGGTCCCGCATTTGATCTTGCTCCTAAGTATCTAAGTCCGGACTATGTGGTCCCTGATTCTTGGAGTGGATCCGGTCCTTTTGTAAAAGCAAATCCTTCTGAAGGAGAAGCGATACAAGCAGATTGGTGGAAACTTTTTAACGATCCTGTATTAAACAAATTAGAAGAACAAGCAATCGCTGCGAACCCAGATCTGCAAGCTGCCGCAGAAAGATTTGTGCAAGCAAGAGATGCAATGCTTAAAGTTCGCTCTCAGTTGATCCCTCATCTTGGAGTTGGGCTAAGCGGTTCCAATAATAGACAATCCGACAATCGACTTTTCAGAGGAGCTGGAGAAGCAAATCAAGAAGGAACGGCATCCTTAGGCGGAATTGCCTCTTGGGAACCTGACTTTTGGTCTTCTATCAGAAATTCTACAAGAGCACAAATTTATAATGCACAATCAGTCGCTGCTGATTTCGCTTTGGCTCGGTTGAGTTTGCAAGCAGAACTTGCCGCTGATTATTTTACTTTTAGAGGTTTGAATGCTCAGGATACAACGTACCGTCAATCCATAGAATTTTATGAGCAATCTTTAAATCTAGTAAATGAAAGATACAAAGGTGGAATCGCACCTGAACTGGATGTGCAGAGAGCACAGTATCTTCTATCCAGCACCCAAGCAAAACGTTTAGATATTCAATCTAAAATGAGAGTCACTGAGAATGCGATTGCGATCTTACTCAATAGAGCTCCTACAGGATTCAGTATCCCTCCAGTAGAAGAGATCCAAGTTGTCGCATTTAAAGTGCCAACTACCCTTCCTTCTACCCTGCTAGAACGTAGACCTGATATTGCTTCGATGGAACGAAAAATGGCAATCGCTAATCGTAATATTGGAATAGCTCGCGCAGCATTCTTTCCTAATATTTCGTTTAGCGCTAATGGAGGATTCGAAGGAGGAGTGAATTTAGTCCAACTTGCAAATAGTTTTTGGTCTTACGGCTCCACAGTTTCTCTTCCAATATTTCAAGGTGGATATCGTAGAGCTCAATTACAACAAGCATGGTCTGCTTATAGAGAAACAGAAGATGTATATCGTTCTACTGTCCTAAACGCTTTTAGAGAAGTGGAGAATGGACTTACAGAAACTACATATATGTCCGAGCAATCCCAAAGACAGGACCAGGCAGTAGAAGCAGCTTCTCAAGTGCAAAACATGACGATGGCTTTGTATAAAGGAGGTTTAAGCAACAGTTTGGAATTGATCTATGCCCAAGTAAATACTCTGGATGCTCGTATAGACGCAATCCTTGTTAAGACTGAATTAAACAGGGCATCTGTCAGATTGATCAGAGCATTAGGTGGCGGTTGGAAAAATACCCAATTACCTGGAGACGATGAGATCCAACCTTTCAATATATTTGATTTTTCTAATTCCAAAAAACCTGATGCAGCTGGTGGAATAGATGTAAATGCTGAAGAGGATAATTCCAAGAATAAGAATTTAACTGCACCTATTCTAGATAAATAA
- a CDS encoding Na+/H+ antiporter has product MENILVEYVYLILIILGLVVIANRLGLAYPIVLLIGGLVVSTIPFFQNITITPELVFLIFLPPLLYEAAWQISWKEFWKWRRIIAGFAFPIVIITSCVIALISNSLIPGFTLAIGFLLGGIISPPDSISSVTIMKQTKAPKSVVSIAEGESLLNDASSLIVFRFALAAVITGQFNLQEATFSFVWVVIAGSLIGLAVGFVFYWIHRWLPLTPSIEIVLTFVTPYCMYYLAEHFHVSGVLAVVCGGLLLSSKRQGLLSYASRIQGENVWSSIVFILNGLVFLLIGLQLPSIVNQLGDISLTSAILYGVLISFALVFIRVIIALCTSGFTRIMSNFIEVTEVNPGWKIPIVLGWAGIRGVVSLAAALSIPLYTIGETPFPYRNLILFITFIVILTTMIFNGLTLPWLIRKLNVMDFQTPIPVHRQEVMIQKKLATESLHYLEDKNKAGTHKNKHLKNLISRLKTELGYFEEELKGMSGTHRGERKEYGDVYLELLQFQRDVLNDLNHDSGFDEEVIRKYHALIDIEEFKTRESD; this is encoded by the coding sequence ATGGAAAATATCCTAGTTGAATACGTTTATTTGATTTTGATCATTCTCGGATTGGTTGTGATTGCCAATCGACTTGGGCTTGCTTATCCGATTGTTCTTTTGATCGGAGGACTTGTCGTAAGTACAATTCCATTCTTCCAAAATATTACGATCACACCTGAACTTGTTTTTCTAATATTTCTTCCTCCTTTATTATATGAGGCTGCCTGGCAAATCTCTTGGAAAGAATTTTGGAAATGGAGAAGGATCATTGCAGGTTTTGCATTTCCAATTGTTATCATCACTTCTTGTGTAATTGCTCTTATCTCTAATTCATTGATCCCTGGATTTACTTTAGCGATAGGATTTTTATTGGGAGGGATTATCTCTCCTCCTGATTCTATTTCTTCTGTGACTATCATGAAACAGACGAAGGCTCCTAAATCTGTGGTAAGCATCGCGGAAGGAGAAAGTTTACTGAATGATGCTTCTTCTTTGATCGTGTTTAGATTTGCTTTGGCGGCGGTGATTACCGGGCAGTTTAATCTCCAAGAAGCAACTTTCAGTTTTGTTTGGGTAGTGATTGCTGGTTCATTGATTGGTTTGGCAGTGGGTTTTGTATTTTATTGGATCCATCGATGGCTCCCACTTACTCCAAGTATAGAGATCGTTTTAACTTTTGTGACTCCATATTGTATGTATTATTTGGCGGAACATTTTCATGTTTCTGGAGTTCTGGCTGTGGTATGTGGGGGACTTCTTCTTTCCAGCAAACGCCAAGGTCTTTTGAGTTATGCGAGTCGTATCCAGGGTGAGAATGTTTGGAGTAGTATAGTATTTATTCTGAATGGACTTGTATTCTTACTGATTGGTTTACAACTTCCTTCTATAGTAAATCAACTAGGGGATATAAGTTTAACGAGTGCAATTCTTTATGGAGTATTGATCTCATTTGCTTTGGTATTCATTAGGGTCATTATAGCGCTTTGTACATCTGGTTTTACTCGGATCATGAGTAATTTTATAGAAGTAACAGAAGTAAATCCTGGTTGGAAGATCCCAATTGTTTTAGGATGGGCAGGGATCAGAGGAGTTGTATCACTTGCGGCAGCACTTTCTATTCCATTATATACAATTGGAGAAACTCCATTTCCGTATCGAAATTTGATCTTGTTTATCACATTCATAGTGATCTTGACTACTATGATCTTTAATGGACTAACTCTCCCATGGCTTATTCGAAAATTGAATGTAATGGATTTCCAAACTCCTATTCCTGTTCATAGACAGGAAGTGATGATCCAGAAAAAGTTAGCAACAGAGTCGCTTCATTATCTAGAAGATAAAAATAAAGCAGGCACCCACAAAAATAAACATCTTAAAAATCTGATTTCCCGTTTGAAAACTGAATTAGGATATTTTGAAGAAGAACTAAAAGGAATGTCTGGAACCCATAGGGGAGAAAGGAAAGAATATGGAGATGTATATTTAGAACTTCTTCAATTCCAGAGAGATGTTTTGAACGATCTAAATCATGATTCAGGGTTCGACGAAGAAGTGATCCGTAAATACCATGCGCTCATTGATATTGAAGAATTTAAAACCAGAGAAAGTGACTGA